One Danio rerio strain Tuebingen ecotype United States chromosome 9, GRCz12tu, whole genome shotgun sequence genomic region harbors:
- the dcaf17 gene encoding DDB1- and CUL4-associated factor 17 isoform X3, translating into MCALPSPRAQRPPACTRTSKNSCALLASRYNGSCSNDFGRLLASNLKILRNIILKDDTEFIKVWSKTSKSLISYESGRIYFDNYRCCYSSLLPEPELLYELPRTPKTEKIEDALLCQCPLENVLPNASEQKSCLLTLTANNWLYLLSADTGETLQRVYLSSRFKFRSLGWDSSQETFYVKSVQCKQTALERQAGVDNNILMRVAAFQVFPLQLVGMLEINKKVFGKTAVDVLLSQGVLAVSHSSKLVRLYSFEYIVNEFRTEELILGQQCELNNARGIVGDAPYGVPVNICIYECPPVLFEMTYFENGVQIGGHPWHYIYTPNHKRHRGTHHVCSITDGALAKNGVQDMKCDSLEVDWIFFHPDDSGRIIHAGPSTINILKIMAETGCDWKYEIITDFSITAARDSNQASQVIVTSSGRTVKRRFQMLDDDPAQERVSQMLSVI; encoded by the exons ATGTGCGCGCTCCCGTCTCCACGTGCACAGCGCCCCCCTGCGTGCACCCGCACCAGTAAAAACAGCTGTGCTTTACTGGCTTCAAGATATAATGGATCCTGCTCCAACGACTTTGGCAGATTACTGGCATCAAACCTTAAGATCCTGAGAAACATCATCCTTAAA GATGACACAGAATTCATCAAAGTCTGGAGCAAGACTTCCAAGTCCCTCATCTCTTATGAAAGTGGACGGATATACTTTGATAATTACAGGTGTTGTTACAGCAG CCTTTTGCCGGAGCCAGAACTGCTGTATGAACTCCCCAGAACTCCCAAAACAGAGAAGATTGAAGACGCGTTATTGTGCCAGTGTCCTCTG GAAAATGTGCTACCTAATGCCTCAGAGCAGAAATCATGTCTGTTGACTCTGACGGCTAACAACTGGTTATATCTGTTGTCGGCGGACACTGGAGAAACACTGCAGCGGGTCTACCTCTCCTCTCGTTTCAAGTTCAG ATCGTTAGGTTGGGACTCTTCACAGGAGACATTTTACGTCAAATCCGTTCAATGCAAACAGACGGCTCTAGAACGACAG GCTGGTGTTGATAATAACATCCTCATGCGCGTGGCTGCATTTCAAGTGTTTCCACTGCAGCTTGTTGGAATGCTGGAGATAAATAAAAAG GTGTTTGGTAAGACTGCAGTGGATGTGCTGCTGTCACAGGGAGTGTTAGCTGTATCACACAGCTCAAAACTCGTCCGACTTTACAGTTTTGAGTACATTGTTAACGAG TTTAGAACTGAGGAGCTGATTCTGGGACAGCAGTGTGAGCTGAATAATGCAAGGGGAATCGTGGGAGATGCTCCATACGGTGTTCCGGTCAACATTTGCATTTATG AGTGTCCTCCAGTCTTGTTTGAGATGACATACTTTGAGAATGGGGTTCAGATTGGAGGACATCCTTGGCACTACATCTACACCCCCAACCACAAGAGACACAGAGGAACCCACCACGTCTGCTCCATCACAGATGGAGCTCTG GCAAAGAACGGCGTCCAGGACATGAAATGTGACTCTCTAGAAGTGGACTGGATCTTTTTTCACCCAGATGACTCCGGTCGAATCATTCATGCCGGGCCCAGCACTATAAA CATTCTGAAGATCATGGCGGAAACAGGATGTGACTGGAAGTATGAGATCATCACAGATTTCTCCATCACCGCTGCTCGTGACAGTAAT CAGGCCTCTCAGGTGATTGTGACCTCTTCTGGTCGTACAGTTAAAAGGAGATTTCAGATGTTAGACGATGACCCTGCACAAGAG
- the dcaf17 gene encoding DDB1- and CUL4-associated factor 17 isoform X4 codes for MCALPSPRAQRPPACTRTSKNSCALLASRYNGSCSNDFGRLLASNLKILRNIILKDDTEFIKVWSKTSKSLISYESGRIYFDNYRCCYSSLLPEPELLYELPRTPKTEKIEDALLCQCPLENVLPNASEQKSCLLTLTANNWLYLLSADTGETLQRVYLSSRFKFRSLGWDSSQETFYVKSVQCKQTALERQAGVDNNILMRVAAFQVFPLQLVGMLEINKKVFGKTAVDVLLSQGVLAVSHSSKLVRLYSFEYIVNEFRTEELILGQQCELNNARGIVGDAPYGVPVNICIYECPPVLFEMTYFENGVQIGGHPWHYIYTPNHKRHRGTHHVCSITDGALAKNGVQDMKCDSLEVDWIFFHPDDSGRIIHAGPSTINILKIMAETGCDWKYEIITDFSITAARDSNASQVIVTSSGRTVKRRFQMLDDDPAQERVSQMLSVI; via the exons ATGTGCGCGCTCCCGTCTCCACGTGCACAGCGCCCCCCTGCGTGCACCCGCACCAGTAAAAACAGCTGTGCTTTACTGGCTTCAAGATATAATGGATCCTGCTCCAACGACTTTGGCAGATTACTGGCATCAAACCTTAAGATCCTGAGAAACATCATCCTTAAA GATGACACAGAATTCATCAAAGTCTGGAGCAAGACTTCCAAGTCCCTCATCTCTTATGAAAGTGGACGGATATACTTTGATAATTACAGGTGTTGTTACAGCAG CCTTTTGCCGGAGCCAGAACTGCTGTATGAACTCCCCAGAACTCCCAAAACAGAGAAGATTGAAGACGCGTTATTGTGCCAGTGTCCTCTG GAAAATGTGCTACCTAATGCCTCAGAGCAGAAATCATGTCTGTTGACTCTGACGGCTAACAACTGGTTATATCTGTTGTCGGCGGACACTGGAGAAACACTGCAGCGGGTCTACCTCTCCTCTCGTTTCAAGTTCAG ATCGTTAGGTTGGGACTCTTCACAGGAGACATTTTACGTCAAATCCGTTCAATGCAAACAGACGGCTCTAGAACGACAG GCTGGTGTTGATAATAACATCCTCATGCGCGTGGCTGCATTTCAAGTGTTTCCACTGCAGCTTGTTGGAATGCTGGAGATAAATAAAAAG GTGTTTGGTAAGACTGCAGTGGATGTGCTGCTGTCACAGGGAGTGTTAGCTGTATCACACAGCTCAAAACTCGTCCGACTTTACAGTTTTGAGTACATTGTTAACGAG TTTAGAACTGAGGAGCTGATTCTGGGACAGCAGTGTGAGCTGAATAATGCAAGGGGAATCGTGGGAGATGCTCCATACGGTGTTCCGGTCAACATTTGCATTTATG AGTGTCCTCCAGTCTTGTTTGAGATGACATACTTTGAGAATGGGGTTCAGATTGGAGGACATCCTTGGCACTACATCTACACCCCCAACCACAAGAGACACAGAGGAACCCACCACGTCTGCTCCATCACAGATGGAGCTCTG GCAAAGAACGGCGTCCAGGACATGAAATGTGACTCTCTAGAAGTGGACTGGATCTTTTTTCACCCAGATGACTCCGGTCGAATCATTCATGCCGGGCCCAGCACTATAAA CATTCTGAAGATCATGGCGGAAACAGGATGTGACTGGAAGTATGAGATCATCACAGATTTCTCCATCACCGCTGCTCGTGACAGTAAT GCCTCTCAGGTGATTGTGACCTCTTCTGGTCGTACAGTTAAAAGGAGATTTCAGATGTTAGACGATGACCCTGCACAAGAG
- the dcaf17 gene encoding DDB1- and CUL4-associated factor 17 isoform X5: MCALPSPRAQRPPACTRTSKNSCALLASRYNGSCSNDFGRLLASNLKILRNIILKDDTEFIKVWSKTSKSLISYESGRIYFDNYRCCYSSLLPEPELLYELPRTPKTEKIEDALLCQCPLENVLPNASEQKSCLLTLTANNWLYLLSADTGETLQRVYLSSRFKFRSLGWDSSQETFYVKSVQCKQTALERQAGVDNNILMRVAAFQVFPLQLVGMLEINKKVFGKTAVDVLLSQGVLAVSHSSKLVRLYSFEYIVNEVMAYYI, translated from the exons ATGTGCGCGCTCCCGTCTCCACGTGCACAGCGCCCCCCTGCGTGCACCCGCACCAGTAAAAACAGCTGTGCTTTACTGGCTTCAAGATATAATGGATCCTGCTCCAACGACTTTGGCAGATTACTGGCATCAAACCTTAAGATCCTGAGAAACATCATCCTTAAA GATGACACAGAATTCATCAAAGTCTGGAGCAAGACTTCCAAGTCCCTCATCTCTTATGAAAGTGGACGGATATACTTTGATAATTACAGGTGTTGTTACAGCAG CCTTTTGCCGGAGCCAGAACTGCTGTATGAACTCCCCAGAACTCCCAAAACAGAGAAGATTGAAGACGCGTTATTGTGCCAGTGTCCTCTG GAAAATGTGCTACCTAATGCCTCAGAGCAGAAATCATGTCTGTTGACTCTGACGGCTAACAACTGGTTATATCTGTTGTCGGCGGACACTGGAGAAACACTGCAGCGGGTCTACCTCTCCTCTCGTTTCAAGTTCAG ATCGTTAGGTTGGGACTCTTCACAGGAGACATTTTACGTCAAATCCGTTCAATGCAAACAGACGGCTCTAGAACGACAG GCTGGTGTTGATAATAACATCCTCATGCGCGTGGCTGCATTTCAAGTGTTTCCACTGCAGCTTGTTGGAATGCTGGAGATAAATAAAAAG GTGTTTGGTAAGACTGCAGTGGATGTGCTGCTGTCACAGGGAGTGTTAGCTGTATCACACAGCTCAAAACTCGTCCGACTTTACAGTTTTGAGTACATTGTTAACGAGGTAATggcatattatatataa